A genomic stretch from Candidatus Binataceae bacterium includes:
- a CDS encoding NAD(+)/NADH kinase, whose product MAKRTIKSIGLVVKRNQTEAVAIAKKLAQHIRSKRILALAEPEIAARIDAKAVSREELAERADFVVVLGGDGTLLGVARVSAARGTPILGVNLGGLGFLTQVTVEEAQQAVDRVLKGNYEVDHRITLEVVVERASKDLRRMDRFIAVNDVALNRGPLGRMLQLEVHANEQPFCTYRADGLIIATPTGSTAYALSAGGPIVFPTLGVMVLAPICPHTLSNRPIVLPDSTELEVRVNVSDHDATLTVDGQESSMVGAEDCIRIKRGPHGVSLVRSEHGYFEVWRNKLRWG is encoded by the coding sequence GTGGCCAAGCGAACCATAAAGTCAATTGGGCTGGTAGTTAAGCGCAATCAGACCGAGGCGGTTGCGATCGCGAAAAAACTCGCGCAACACATCCGCTCCAAGCGGATTCTGGCGCTCGCGGAACCGGAAATCGCTGCGCGCATCGATGCGAAGGCAGTGTCGCGCGAGGAGCTGGCCGAGCGTGCGGACTTTGTCGTAGTGCTCGGAGGTGATGGGACGCTGCTCGGCGTCGCGCGCGTTAGTGCCGCTCGGGGCACGCCGATTCTCGGTGTAAACCTCGGCGGATTGGGCTTTCTCACGCAAGTCACGGTCGAAGAAGCGCAGCAGGCTGTCGATCGGGTTCTCAAGGGAAACTACGAGGTTGATCACCGGATAACCCTGGAGGTCGTTGTCGAGCGCGCGAGCAAAGACCTGCGGCGCATGGATCGCTTCATCGCGGTTAATGATGTAGCGCTCAACCGCGGCCCGCTGGGCCGGATGCTCCAGCTCGAGGTGCACGCAAACGAGCAGCCGTTCTGCACTTATCGCGCCGATGGGTTGATCATCGCGACGCCGACCGGCTCCACCGCCTACGCGCTGAGCGCCGGCGGCCCCATCGTGTTCCCGACCTTGGGGGTCATGGTTCTGGCACCGATTTGCCCGCATACCCTCTCGAACCGTCCTATCGTGCTGCCTGATTCCACTGAACTCGAGGTCCGCGTGAACGTATCGGATCACGACGCGACCCTGACAGTCGACGGGCAGGAGTCATCGATGGTCGGTGCAGAGGATTGCATTCGCATCAAACGCGGTCCGCACGGTGTCTCGCTGGTGCGGTCCGAGCATGGATACTTCGAGGTGTGGCGGAACAAGCTGCGCTGGGGCTGA